The following nucleotide sequence is from Candidatus Deferrimicrobiaceae bacterium.
GCCGAGCTGCTGAACATCGACGTTCCCGCGCTGGAGGAACTCATGCGCCGCAACAAGATCGAGCCATGACCCGGGGGCCGTCCGGGACGGACCGCCTCCGAGGAGGATCGCGCCCGTGAAGGCCTCCTTTTTCCGCGAGCACGGAGACCTCGACCGGATCCGGTACGGCGACCTTCCCGACCCCGTCCCGGGGCCGGGGCAGGTGCGGGTCCGGGTCCGCGCGGCCGCGCTCAACCATCTCGACATCTTCGTCCGGGCCGGGATCCCGGGGATCTCCCTCGCACTGCCGCACGTGATGGGGGCGGACGGCGCGGGGACCATCGATGCCGTGGGCCCGGGAGTCACGCGCGTGAAGCCCGGCGACGAAGTGGTCCTGAACCCGGGCATTCACTGCGGCACATGCGAGTTCTGCCTTCGCGGGGAGCACTCCCTCTGCGTCACCTTTCATCTCCTCGGCGAGCACCTCTGGGGAACCTTCGCCGAATACGTCGTCGCCCCCGAGATCAACGCCTACCCGAAACCCGAGGGTCTCCCCTGGGAGGAGTCCGCGGCGTTTCCCCTGACCTTCCTCACCGCCTGGCGGATGCTCGTCACCAAGGCAAAGGCGAGGCCGGGGGAG
It contains:
- a CDS encoding alcohol dehydrogenase catalytic domain-containing protein, encoding MKASFFREHGDLDRIRYGDLPDPVPGPGQVRVRVRAAALNHLDIFVRAGIPGISLALPHVMGADGAGTIDAVGPGVTRVKPGDEVVLNPGIHCGTCEFCLRGEHSLCVTFHLLGEHLWGTFAEYVVAPEINAYPKPEGLPWEESAAFPLTFLTAWRMLVTKAKARPGESLLIIGIGGGVSLAALRIGKMLGLTVGVTSGSTEKIRRAQE